Below is a genomic region from Pseudomonas frederiksbergensis.
TCGGTGGTCGCCAGGATGAACTTGACGTAGGGCGGCGGTTCTTCGAGGGTTTTCAACAGCGCATTGAAGGAATGGCTGGAGAGCATGTGTACTTCGTCGATCAGGTAGACCTTGAAGCGCCCACGGCTCGGCGCGTACTGCACGTTATCGAGCAGCTCACGGGTGTCCTCGACCTTGGTCCGGCTCGCGGCATCGATTTCGATCAGATCGACAAAGCGCCCTTCATCGATTTCGCGACACACTGAACACTCGCCACACGGCGTCGAAGTGATACCTGTTTCACAGTTCAGACATTTGGCAATGATCCGCGCGATGGTGGTCTTGCCCACACCTCGGGTGCCGGTAAAAAGATAGGCGTGGTGCAGCCGCTGGCTGTCCAAGGCATTGATCAGAGCCTTGAGCACATGGGTCTGGCCGACCATTTCGCGGAACGAGCGCGGACGCCATTTACGTGCAAGAACCTGATAACTCATCGAAAACCGTCGCGACTGGGAAGCGGAAGCGGGTAATGCTATCGGAGCAAGGCCAAAATTGCATCCGGTGCGCTCGGCTAATGTGGCCAAGCGGGTCTTTGGGGGCGTTTTACATCATCAGGCTCCACACTGAAACCAACGAACCGACCCCGGCCGATTCACCACAATAAGCCTCAGACGGCCTGGTCCAGCACCTGCCACTGGATCGGAGTGACGAAGGCCTCGACCCAGCCCGGCACCTCACTGGCCGGCATCGGCCGCGCGATGAAATAGCCCTGCGCCACCTCGCAGCCCAGGCGCAACAGCAACTCACCATGCTCGATGCTTTCCAGACCTTCGGCAATCACCTCTCGCCCAAAGGCCCGGGCAAGTCCAATCACCGCGGTGGTCAACGCCAGATCATCGCGATCATGCAGTATGTCGCGCACAAATGACTTATCGATCTTGATGGTGTGCGTGTGCAGGCGCTTGAGGTAACTCAGCGACGAATAACCCGTGCCGAAATCTCCCAGAGAGAACCTCACGCCCAGCGCCTGACAGGCTTGCAGACAGGTGCTGACGTGCTGAATATTCTCGATCGCCACCGACTCGACAATCTCCAGGTCAAGCAACTGGGGCGCAACCCAGGCGTGCCGTTCGAGCACGCTCTTGAGCCGATCAAAAAAATCCGTCCGCTGAAAATGCCGGGCAGCAATATTGACGCTGACCGGCCAACGTTGACCGTCCTTTTGCCATCGCGACAACTGCGCCAGAACCTGCTCCATCACCCACTCGCCAATATCGACGATCAGATCAGTCTCTTCCACAAACGGCAGAAACTCCCTGGGCGGCACCAGACCGTTCTGCGGATGCTCCCAGCGCAGCAACGCCTCAAAACCAACCACCGCACCGCAACGCATATTGACCTTGGGCTGAAAATGCAGGCGCAGCTCATCATTGAGCAAGGCCTGTCGAACCCGCGCGACCGTCTGATGAGTCGCCTTGACCTCTTGGTCGCGCACCACATCAAACAGGTGAAAACGGTTACGCCCGCTCTGCTTGGCCACGTACATCGCCTGATCGGCATGGCGCAGCAGGGTTTGCGCATCTTCGCTGTCGTCCGGGAACAGGGTGACGCCAATGCTGGCAAAGACATTGATATCCTTGCCCAGAATCGAATACGGCGCAGAGATGGCCCCCAGCACTCGATGCAGCGCCGCGCGCAATTCCGGCATATCGTGCACAAACCGCAAGATCAGCACGAATTCGTCCCCGGCCAGCCGCGCCACCACATCTTCGCCACGAACGATGGTGCGTAGGCGCTTGGCCACTTCCACCAGCAACAAGTCGCCACTGGCGTGACCATAGCCGTCATTGACCGCCTTGAAGCCGTCGAGGTCGAGCATGCACACCGCCAACGGCACGCTCTCGACACGGGAATAATCCAGGGCCTGCTCGAGCAAGTCGGAGAGATACGCCCGATTGGGCAGACCGGTCAGTACGTCATG
It encodes:
- a CDS encoding putative bifunctional diguanylate cyclase/phosphodiesterase — encoded protein: MDEQYRRAVDAAAIFSETDLAGRITYVNDLFCEVSGYSREELLGANHSILNSGLHPDDFFATMWRTIALGNVWKGEVCNRAKDGSLYWVDSTMVPVLDESTGRVHRYLSIRFDISEKRQLLHSLQWRVGHDVLTGLPNRAYLSDLLEQALDYSRVESVPLAVCMLDLDGFKAVNDGYGHASGDLLLVEVAKRLRTIVRGEDVVARLAGDEFVLILRFVHDMPELRAALHRVLGAISAPYSILGKDINVFASIGVTLFPDDSEDAQTLLRHADQAMYVAKQSGRNRFHLFDVVRDQEVKATHQTVARVRQALLNDELRLHFQPKVNMRCGAVVGFEALLRWEHPQNGLVPPREFLPFVEETDLIVDIGEWVMEQVLAQLSRWQKDGQRWPVSVNIAARHFQRTDFFDRLKSVLERHAWVAPQLLDLEIVESVAIENIQHVSTCLQACQALGVRFSLGDFGTGYSSLSYLKRLHTHTIKIDKSFVRDILHDRDDLALTTAVIGLARAFGREVIAEGLESIEHGELLLRLGCEVAQGYFIARPMPASEVPGWVEAFVTPIQWQVLDQAV